A window of Mucilaginibacter sp. PAMC 26640 contains these coding sequences:
- a CDS encoding recombinase, with product MIRTVCINFSLKKSKVLNNGTAPVYLRLTVAGERVEFTTRRYIKPDRWNPDTQKMTGTNEEARVFNHYLKTLEQRVFEEHRVMLDTKVSVTAENLRDRLLGKTDIKRSKMLVSIFNEHNKRIKSLIGKDYAAGTLERYETSLKHTIDFMQWQYNRNDIDIVDVDHEFITSYDFYLRSERHCCNNTAVKYIKNFKKIIRICIANSWLDKDPFINYKAKVKEVVRQYLTSEEIQLIADKQFVSDRINQVRDTFLFSCFTGLAYADVKKLKRSEIIKGIDKQQWIFTNRQKTDTSSRIPLLPIALQIIKKYEHNVECLHNDRVLPVLSNQKMNSYLKEIADVCGISKELTYHIARHTFATSVTLANGVSIESVSKMLGHKNIRTTQHYAKILDAKVSEDMALLKNKINFFGTKVVNN from the coding sequence ATGATCAGAACTGTCTGTATCAACTTCTCACTGAAGAAGTCCAAAGTCCTGAATAACGGAACTGCACCCGTTTATCTAAGATTAACCGTTGCCGGTGAGCGCGTTGAATTTACTACTCGCCGCTACATTAAACCTGATCGGTGGAATCCCGATACTCAAAAAATGACTGGTACTAATGAAGAAGCGAGGGTATTTAATCATTACCTCAAAACCCTTGAACAAAGAGTATTTGAAGAACATCGAGTAATGTTAGATACTAAGGTGTCAGTAACAGCCGAAAATTTAAGAGATAGACTTTTAGGTAAGACCGACATTAAACGCTCTAAAATGCTCGTTTCCATTTTTAACGAACATAATAAACGGATCAAGTCCCTTATCGGAAAAGATTATGCTGCTGGAACACTAGAACGTTACGAGACCAGTTTAAAGCATACTATTGATTTTATGCAATGGCAGTATAATAGAAATGATATTGATATTGTTGACGTTGATCATGAATTTATCACTTCGTACGACTTTTACTTACGGTCAGAAAGGCATTGCTGTAATAACACAGCTGTTAAATACATTAAAAACTTCAAAAAGATCATTCGCATTTGCATAGCGAATAGCTGGTTAGACAAAGATCCATTTATCAATTACAAAGCAAAGGTAAAAGAAGTTGTCAGGCAGTACTTAACCTCGGAAGAAATACAGCTAATTGCGGATAAGCAGTTTGTCAGCGACAGGATAAATCAGGTCAGGGATACATTCTTATTCAGTTGCTTTACTGGCCTGGCTTATGCTGATGTAAAAAAGCTTAAAAGGTCGGAAATTATTAAGGGTATAGACAAGCAACAATGGATTTTTACCAACAGACAAAAGACTGATACATCATCTCGCATACCCCTATTGCCGATTGCTTTACAGATTATTAAGAAGTATGAACATAATGTGGAATGCCTGCACAATGATCGGGTATTACCAGTCCTATCTAATCAAAAAATGAATAGCTACTTGAAAGAAATTGCTGATGTATGCGGTATCTCTAAAGAACTTACTTATCATATAGCACGTCATACCTTCGCCACATCAGTTACATTGGCTAATGGTGTTTCCATAGAAAGCGTATCTAAGATGCTTGGTCATAAAAACATTCGTACTACACAACATTATGCCAAAATACTGGATGCTAAAGTGAGCGAAGACATGGCTCTGCTAAAAAACAAAATTAATTTTTTTGGAACCAAAGTAGTAAATAACTAA